Proteins encoded in a region of the Armatimonadota bacterium genome:
- a CDS encoding hybrid sensor histidine kinase/response regulator produces the protein MRVLLVDDNPNDRELIKRQLRKAIEGVEFVESARRDDFKAALQRGDFDIVLTDYLLHWSDGLAVLQAIKLQYPHIPVIMITDSGSEEIAVRGMREGLSDYILKGHLARLPSAIKEAIERERLNEEYARAVDELRQSHAALQEAMRQLQETQQQVIQQQRLRALGEMASGIAHDFNNALTPILGLTELLLDDSKVTADPQVKRYLEMIRTAAQDAAQTVSRLREFYRPRGRAELRQPLDVNAIVEEAVQLAAPRWREQAEAKGVFIRVHTDLQPVPLVSANGSELREVLQNLIFNAVDALPRGGDITVRTFAVDDSNPGWVVIEVQDNGVGMDEETRARCFEPFFSTKGEQGSGLGLAVVYGIVQRHDGKIEIDSKVGEGTTVRVFLPVAAQENNVAAEGWEPIPLRQLRILLVEDKPLVREVLREHLLRQGHTVETASDGQQGLEKFLASRYDLVITDLAMPAMSGEQLAIEIKKIAPNKPIILLTGFGDPRLAQNAYSELVDHVLIKPVTLFALRQAIAKVMAE, from the coding sequence ATGAGAGTGCTGCTGGTAGACGATAATCCTAATGACCGAGAGCTTATCAAACGGCAGCTGCGTAAGGCGATAGAAGGCGTAGAGTTTGTAGAATCGGCGCGCCGTGACGATTTCAAAGCAGCATTGCAACGCGGTGATTTCGACATCGTACTGACTGACTATCTGCTACACTGGTCGGATGGATTGGCAGTGTTGCAGGCGATAAAATTGCAGTATCCCCATATCCCCGTGATTATGATCACCGATTCGGGCAGCGAAGAGATAGCCGTACGTGGGATGCGCGAAGGTCTGAGCGATTATATCCTTAAGGGGCATCTGGCGCGTCTGCCCAGTGCGATAAAGGAGGCTATCGAGCGCGAGAGGCTCAATGAGGAGTACGCGCGTGCTGTGGATGAGCTGCGACAATCTCACGCAGCCCTGCAGGAGGCGATGAGACAGCTTCAGGAAACGCAACAGCAGGTGATTCAGCAGCAACGCCTGCGCGCACTGGGCGAAATGGCAAGCGGCATCGCACACGACTTTAATAACGCGCTGACGCCTATTCTCGGCTTGACCGAACTGCTTTTGGACGACTCCAAAGTGACCGCCGACCCTCAGGTGAAGCGTTACCTGGAGATGATTCGCACCGCCGCGCAGGATGCTGCGCAGACCGTTAGCCGATTGCGCGAGTTCTACCGTCCGCGCGGGCGTGCAGAACTGCGCCAGCCGCTGGATGTGAACGCCATTGTGGAAGAGGCAGTGCAGCTCGCTGCGCCGCGCTGGCGGGAGCAGGCAGAGGCGAAAGGCGTCTTTATTCGGGTACATACCGACCTGCAGCCGGTGCCGCTTGTATCCGCCAACGGCAGCGAACTGCGCGAGGTGTTACAGAACCTCATTTTCAATGCGGTAGACGCCCTGCCGCGCGGAGGCGACATCACCGTGCGCACTTTCGCAGTGGACGATTCCAACCCGGGCTGGGTGGTGATAGAAGTGCAGGATAACGGCGTGGGCATGGATGAAGAGACACGCGCCCGATGCTTCGAGCCGTTCTTCAGCACCAAAGGTGAGCAGGGCTCCGGGTTGGGGCTGGCGGTAGTGTACGGTATCGTGCAACGGCATGACGGCAAGATAGAGATAGACAGCAAGGTAGGCGAAGGGACAACGGTGCGCGTGTTCCTGCCTGTTGCAGCACAGGAAAACAATGTTGCTGCTGAGGGATGGGAACCCATTCCCCTGCGCCAGCTGCGGATTCTGCTGGTAGAGGATAAACCGCTAGTGCGCGAGGTGCTTCGGGAACACCTGCTGCGACAGGGGCACACGGTGGAGACAGCCTCGGACGGGCAGCAGGGGCTGGAGAAGTTTCTGGCATCGCGCTACGACCTCGTGATTACCGACCTGGCAATGCCTGCGATGAGCGGCGAGCAGCTCGCTATAGAAATCAAGAAAATCGCCCCCAATAAACCCATTATCCTGCTGACCGGTTTCGGCGACCCGCGTCTGGCGCAAAACGCCTACTCGGAGCTGGTAGACCACGTGCTGATTAAACCGGTAACGTTGTTTGCTCTGCGCCAGGCGATTGCAAAGGTGATGGCAGAATAG
- the purK gene encoding N5-carboxyaminoimidazole ribonucleotide synthase: MAQGMDGAKRVGILGGGQLGRMLALAGYPLGIRASLYDHEASACAGQVAPLTSAAYDEWDALADFAQDKECITYEFENVPLSAVQWLSARIPVHPTPRALEVFQDRLLEKSFLQDIGVPVPRFAPIHPHEPDAALEKVGLPCVVKTRRFGYDGKGQVIVHDEQQYLQALATLAAHPLIAEELIDFEREVSVLGVRALDGQMEVYPLVENHHRGGILRLSLAPAPHTSLQLEAAAREYVTRLMETLDYVGVVAIELFQVGDLLIANEVAPRVHNSGHWTIEGAETSQFENHLRAICGFALGSTAPRGHSAMVNLIGDLPPVAEVLAIPHAHLHLYGKQPRPGRKIGHITVRADDAAQRDRWLEQVLQLYPDARL, encoded by the coding sequence ATGGCTCAAGGGATGGATGGTGCCAAGCGAGTAGGCATTTTGGGGGGCGGTCAGCTAGGACGTATGCTGGCTTTGGCTGGTTATCCCCTCGGCATCCGGGCGTCGCTGTATGACCACGAAGCCAGCGCATGTGCTGGACAGGTCGCGCCCTTGACGAGCGCAGCTTATGACGAGTGGGATGCACTGGCTGATTTTGCGCAAGACAAAGAGTGTATCACCTACGAGTTCGAGAACGTGCCTTTATCTGCTGTGCAGTGGTTGTCGGCAAGGATACCGGTGCATCCTACCCCTCGTGCCCTCGAGGTGTTTCAGGACCGGCTGTTAGAAAAGTCGTTTCTGCAGGATATTGGCGTACCTGTGCCTCGCTTCGCGCCGATACATCCCCATGAACCAGACGCTGCGCTGGAAAAGGTGGGGTTGCCTTGCGTGGTGAAAACAAGGCGGTTCGGATACGACGGCAAAGGCCAGGTCATCGTGCACGATGAGCAACAATACCTGCAGGCATTAGCCACCCTCGCAGCGCATCCGCTGATAGCAGAGGAGCTGATAGATTTCGAACGAGAGGTGTCGGTGCTGGGGGTGCGTGCTCTGGATGGTCAGATGGAGGTTTACCCGCTGGTGGAGAACCATCATCGAGGTGGCATTCTGCGTCTCTCTCTGGCTCCTGCACCCCATACCTCACTTCAGCTGGAGGCTGCTGCACGTGAGTATGTGACACGCCTGATGGAAACACTCGATTACGTAGGGGTGGTGGCTATCGAACTGTTTCAGGTAGGGGACCTTCTCATTGCCAACGAGGTTGCCCCACGAGTGCACAACAGTGGCCACTGGACGATAGAAGGTGCGGAGACCAGCCAGTTTGAAAACCACCTGCGCGCCATCTGCGGTTTTGCTCTGGGTAGCACTGCTCCACGTGGTCACAGTGCTATGGTGAACCTGATTGGTGATTTACCACCTGTGGCAGAGGTACTGGCTATCCCCCACGCCCACTTGCATCTCTACGGCAAGCAGCCTCGCCCGGGCAGGAAAATCGGGCATATTACTGTGCGTGCAGACGACGCTGCCCAGCGTGACAGATGGCTGGAACAGGTTTTGCAGCTGTACCCTGATGCCCGTCTTTAG
- a CDS encoding serine/threonine protein kinase gives MRKASSRVPTGIAGLDEVLGGGLIPQRAYLLRGAPGTGKTLVGLHFLVSGARREKPLFIALDEPEYKVRQNAASVGLDLRGVHFLDLTPSSDFFAQIQTYDLFTPAEVERAPVTQMLVERVRELKPKRVFVDSMTHFRYFAPNEFEYRKQVLSFLRFLTEQGATVIFTSEGSALAPDDDLQSLSDGVIHLEMNGDNRRLRVTKMRGSSFRTGVHALRINGQGVQVYPQILPEPGRFTAVQERVSSGVRDLDALLHGGLERGTIVLLTGASGVGKTTLGMQWMKEAAVRGERSVVYSFEEEVPIILARCASVGIPAASMVEQGKLSLVKVEPLQHSATEFAYMVREEVEERGARIVMMDSVAGYRLSLHGEDLVGQLHALCKWLQSRGVVTLLINETHTVSGPLLISEVGLSYLADTVLFLRYAEKYTPQGAVLTRVIGVLKKRMSDFDHTLREFRITPEGIQVGQPIPNLRNIVADTPVWEEGI, from the coding sequence ATGAGAAAAGCATCTTCACGAGTTCCCACCGGTATTGCCGGTCTGGATGAGGTGCTGGGAGGAGGTCTTATTCCCCAGCGAGCGTACCTGCTGCGGGGTGCTCCTGGTACAGGCAAGACACTCGTCGGACTGCATTTCCTCGTGTCTGGGGCGCGGCGAGAGAAACCCCTGTTTATTGCACTGGATGAGCCGGAGTACAAGGTGCGTCAGAATGCTGCCAGTGTCGGTCTGGACCTGCGAGGAGTGCACTTCCTGGACCTCACTCCTTCCTCCGATTTCTTCGCGCAGATACAAACGTACGACCTGTTCACACCGGCGGAGGTAGAGCGTGCACCGGTTACCCAAATGCTGGTGGAACGCGTGCGAGAGCTGAAGCCTAAACGGGTCTTCGTGGACTCGATGACGCATTTCCGTTATTTCGCACCAAATGAGTTCGAATATCGCAAGCAGGTGCTGTCGTTTCTGCGCTTTCTGACTGAGCAGGGTGCCACCGTCATATTCACCTCCGAAGGCAGCGCCCTCGCCCCCGATGATGACCTGCAGTCGCTGAGCGACGGCGTTATCCATCTGGAAATGAATGGGGACAACAGGCGGCTGCGAGTGACCAAGATGCGGGGCTCTTCCTTCCGCACGGGTGTACACGCGCTACGAATCAACGGGCAGGGCGTGCAGGTTTACCCGCAGATTTTGCCCGAGCCGGGGCGATTTACCGCTGTGCAGGAGCGAGTCTCGTCAGGCGTGCGGGATCTGGACGCCCTGTTGCACGGTGGTCTGGAGCGCGGCACTATCGTACTCCTCACTGGTGCGAGCGGCGTAGGCAAGACCACATTGGGAATGCAGTGGATGAAAGAAGCCGCCGTACGGGGCGAACGTTCGGTAGTGTATTCTTTCGAGGAGGAGGTGCCCATTATCCTGGCGCGTTGCGCTTCGGTAGGTATCCCCGCTGCTTCGATGGTAGAGCAGGGTAAGTTATCGCTGGTGAAAGTAGAGCCTTTGCAACATTCCGCAACCGAGTTCGCCTATATGGTACGTGAAGAGGTGGAAGAGCGTGGCGCGCGTATCGTGATGATGGATAGCGTGGCAGGATACCGTCTATCCCTGCACGGAGAAGACCTAGTAGGGCAGCTGCACGCGCTGTGTAAGTGGCTGCAAAGCCGCGGGGTAGTCACCTTGCTGATTAACGAAACGCACACGGTATCCGGTCCGCTCTTGATCAGCGAGGTGGGGCTGAGTTACCTGGCGGATACGGTATTGTTCCTGCGCTATGCGGAAAAGTACACGCCGCAGGGGGCGGTGCTGACGCGGGTAATAGGCGTGCTAAAAAAACGCATGAGTGATTTTGACCATACCCTTCGCGAATTCCGTATCACTCCTGAAGGTATTCAGGTAGGACAGCCCATCCCCAACTTGCGCAATATTGTCGCAGATACGCCGGTCTGGGAAGAAGGCATATGA
- the tyrA gene encoding prephenate dehydrogenase, which yields MAEAICDRLCIVGVGLIGGSLGMAVRQRGLANRVVGVGRNTERLQVALQAGAVDEATTSLQEGVTGADMVVVCTPVGLIVPTMKRCLQWLSAECVVTDVGSVKSTIVQQATDLLGERFVGGHPMAGSEQTGVHNARADLFEGTTWALTPTEKTSPHALQKVIALAQGVGAQVITADPNEHDRAVALTSHLPHALALALVHVAENTPYPQLIGGSFRDGTRVAASSPELWRDIFLHNRDHVLWAIDEFIGKLQEVRSAIADEDAETIQRLFVDARILRQAFGL from the coding sequence ATGGCAGAAGCGATTTGCGACAGGCTATGCATCGTTGGCGTGGGGCTGATCGGCGGTTCACTTGGCATGGCGGTACGCCAGCGCGGGCTGGCAAATCGTGTCGTGGGCGTGGGGCGCAATACGGAACGGCTACAGGTCGCCCTGCAGGCAGGAGCCGTCGATGAAGCCACCACTTCGCTGCAGGAGGGCGTCACCGGTGCGGATATGGTAGTAGTGTGCACACCAGTGGGGCTGATTGTGCCCACCATGAAACGGTGTCTGCAGTGGCTTTCTGCAGAGTGCGTAGTGACCGATGTGGGCTCCGTCAAAAGCACTATTGTCCAGCAGGCGACCGACCTGCTGGGCGAGCGTTTTGTGGGCGGCCACCCGATGGCGGGTTCCGAACAGACCGGCGTGCACAACGCCCGTGCGGACCTGTTCGAGGGAACGACCTGGGCATTGACGCCGACGGAGAAAACCTCACCGCACGCCTTGCAGAAGGTTATCGCGCTGGCACAAGGAGTAGGCGCACAGGTTATTACCGCCGACCCCAACGAGCACGACCGTGCGGTTGCGCTCACCAGCCACCTGCCTCACGCGCTGGCACTGGCTCTGGTACATGTCGCCGAGAACACGCCCTATCCCCAGTTGATTGGCGGTAGTTTCCGTGACGGCACGCGCGTCGCCGCCAGCTCGCCGGAGCTGTGGCGCGATATCTTCCTGCATAACCGCGACCACGTGCTATGGGCTATCGACGAGTTTATCGGCAAGCTGCAGGAGGTGCGCTCCGCCATTGCCGATGAGGATGCCGAGACCATACAACGGCTGTTCGTCGACGCCCGGATCCTGCGACAGGCGTTTGGATTATGA
- a CDS encoding cytidylate kinase: MKQMVITIDGPAGAGKSSVAKRVAEALGYRYLDTGALYRALAWKALQRGLRPQDTRYIIEMTRETRVDLQQQDGTQRVLVDGQDVTDAIRTPEVGNLASPISAIPEVREILLDWQREFGKQGGTVAEGRDTGTVVFPNAEVKIFLTASLDERARRRHKELLERGINISFEQVKLDMEARDQRDSTRHIAPLRPAPDAVIIDTDTMSLDEVVEEVLRLCRARFTSEAPPST, from the coding sequence ATGAAGCAGATGGTCATCACTATTGACGGTCCCGCCGGTGCAGGTAAGAGCAGTGTGGCAAAGCGCGTGGCTGAGGCGCTCGGTTATCGATATCTGGATACCGGGGCGCTATACCGTGCGCTGGCGTGGAAAGCGTTGCAGAGGGGCTTGCGTCCACAGGACACCCGATATATCATAGAGATGACACGGGAGACACGGGTAGACCTGCAGCAACAGGATGGCACACAGCGTGTGCTGGTGGATGGGCAAGATGTGACTGATGCTATCCGCACGCCTGAGGTGGGCAATCTTGCCTCGCCGATTTCCGCCATCCCTGAGGTGCGCGAGATACTGCTGGACTGGCAACGCGAGTTTGGCAAACAAGGCGGAACCGTTGCGGAAGGGCGCGACACAGGTACGGTGGTCTTCCCCAACGCGGAAGTGAAGATATTCCTGACCGCCTCGCTGGACGAGCGTGCCCGCCGTCGCCACAAGGAGCTGCTGGAGCGAGGCATCAATATCTCTTTCGAGCAGGTGAAGCTGGATATGGAAGCGCGGGACCAGCGCGATAGCACCCGCCACATAGCCCCCCTGCGCCCCGCGCCAGATGCAGTGATCATCGACACCGATACTATGAGCCTCGACGAGGTGGTGGAGGAGGTGCTGAGATTATGTCGTGCCCGGTTCACGAGCGAAGCCCCGCCCTCTACGTAA
- the purE gene encoding N5-carboxyaminoimidazole ribonucleotide mutase produces MSQPLVGIIMGSDSDLPTMRQAAEVLEEFGVPYEIRVLSVHRTTMDVIEYARTARPRGLRVIIAGAGGSAHLPGITASITTLPVIGVPVESKLQGWDSLLSIVQMPAGVPVATVAIGGARNAGILAVQILATADEQLHQKMVRFKEQLAEQSRAKNQNLPHLLQQNEKR; encoded by the coding sequence ATGTCACAACCACTGGTAGGAATCATTATGGGTAGTGACTCCGACCTGCCGACCATGCGTCAGGCAGCAGAGGTGTTGGAGGAGTTTGGCGTGCCGTATGAGATCAGGGTGCTTTCGGTGCATCGTACCACGATGGACGTGATAGAGTACGCCAGAACAGCGCGCCCGCGAGGACTGCGTGTGATTATTGCAGGAGCGGGCGGTTCGGCACATCTGCCCGGCATTACCGCCAGCATCACCACCCTGCCCGTCATTGGTGTACCCGTGGAGAGCAAGTTGCAGGGGTGGGACTCTCTGCTCTCCATCGTACAGATGCCCGCAGGTGTGCCTGTGGCTACGGTGGCTATCGGCGGCGCGCGTAACGCAGGTATTCTGGCAGTGCAGATTCTGGCAACCGCCGACGAGCAGCTGCATCAGAAGATGGTACGTTTTAAAGAGCAGCTTGCCGAGCAGTCGCGTGCTAAGAATCAGAACCTGCCCCACTTGCTACAACAGAACGAGAAACGCTAA
- the selD gene encoding selenide, water dikinase: MLRQFPQIAHPDLLVGIDTRDDAGVFRVREDMALVQTVDFFTPIVDDPYWYGAIAAANSFSDVYAMGGTPLTALNLVCFPIDNAPAAMLADILRGGYDKAQEAGVVIVGGHSVDDPEPKYGMAVTGIVHPQKVVTNAGAKPGDLLVLTKPLGTGIITTAAKFDECPPDVLEEAIQVMATLNRGASEAMQEVGVHAATDITGFGLIGHLHQMAQASGVAFRLFSQRVPLLPEVERLATQGNTTRGGSLNREYVGDLLQFAEGVALAMQHVLLDPQTSGGLVVAVARERVDALLDALRIRQSPCAAVIGEVLKGTPGRIVVE, encoded by the coding sequence GTGCTGCGCCAGTTCCCTCAGATCGCTCATCCTGACCTGCTGGTGGGCATAGATACCCGTGACGATGCAGGGGTATTTCGTGTCCGCGAGGACATGGCGCTCGTGCAAACGGTGGATTTCTTCACCCCGATAGTGGACGACCCTTACTGGTATGGCGCGATTGCGGCGGCGAATTCCTTCAGCGACGTGTACGCGATGGGAGGTACGCCGCTCACCGCGCTCAATCTGGTATGCTTCCCTATCGATAACGCCCCTGCTGCGATGCTGGCAGACATCCTACGCGGTGGCTACGACAAGGCTCAGGAGGCAGGTGTCGTCATCGTCGGCGGGCATAGCGTAGATGACCCCGAGCCCAAGTACGGTATGGCGGTGACGGGAATAGTACACCCCCAGAAAGTGGTGACCAATGCAGGGGCGAAGCCGGGCGACCTGCTGGTACTGACCAAACCGCTGGGAACAGGTATCATCACTACCGCCGCGAAGTTCGACGAGTGCCCGCCCGATGTGCTGGAAGAGGCGATACAGGTAATGGCAACACTCAACCGGGGCGCATCAGAGGCGATGCAAGAGGTAGGCGTGCACGCTGCCACCGACATCACCGGCTTTGGACTTATCGGACATCTGCACCAGATGGCACAGGCAAGTGGTGTAGCGTTTCGTCTCTTCTCACAACGGGTTCCTCTGTTGCCGGAGGTAGAACGTTTAGCCACACAGGGCAACACCACACGTGGCGGCAGTCTGAACCGCGAATACGTGGGCGACCTGCTGCAGTTTGCGGAGGGTGTAGCGTTGGCGATGCAGCATGTGTTGCTGGACCCTCAGACTTCGGGCGGGCTGGTCGTTGCGGTTGCCCGCGAGCGAGTGGATGCCCTGCTAGACGCGCTACGTATCCGTCAATCTCCTTGCGCAGCGGTGATTGGAGAGGTTTTGAAAGGCACACCGGGGCGGATTGTGGTGGAGTAG
- a CDS encoding 1-acyl-sn-glycerol-3-phosphate acyltransferase: MSCPVHERSPALYVISKWVLFPIFSILFRMKVEGRENIPQGAAILAPNHTSYLDPPVVAYAAWPRRCCFMGKAPLFQIPVLRWYIRRAGCFPVHQNTADRQALRTALEVLRMGELLIMFPEGTRSGDGYLLEPQTGVALLAKLSGAPVVPTAVIGTREILPADPQLPRWHRLQVVFGEPMYYQQFAQQYESDRQAREAFSRELMRRIGEMMESRGYRAFRPTTESLSPSQ; the protein is encoded by the coding sequence ATGTCGTGCCCGGTTCACGAGCGAAGCCCCGCCCTCTACGTAATTTCCAAGTGGGTGCTGTTTCCCATCTTCAGCATCCTGTTTCGGATGAAGGTAGAAGGGCGGGAAAACATCCCGCAAGGCGCAGCCATCCTCGCCCCAAATCACACCAGCTATCTGGACCCGCCCGTTGTCGCCTACGCTGCCTGGCCTCGCCGATGCTGTTTCATGGGTAAAGCGCCCCTGTTCCAGATACCGGTTCTTCGCTGGTACATCCGCCGCGCCGGTTGTTTCCCCGTCCACCAGAACACTGCCGACCGACAGGCGTTGCGCACCGCGCTGGAAGTGCTCAGGATGGGGGAGCTGCTCATCATGTTCCCAGAGGGCACGCGCAGTGGTGATGGCTACTTGCTGGAACCGCAAACGGGTGTGGCGTTGCTGGCGAAGCTGAGCGGCGCACCTGTCGTACCGACCGCCGTGATAGGCACGCGCGAAATCCTGCCCGCCGACCCCCAACTTCCCCGCTGGCACCGTTTGCAGGTGGTTTTCGGCGAGCCGATGTATTACCAGCAGTTTGCACAACAATACGAAAGCGACCGCCAGGCGCGTGAGGCGTTTAGCCGCGAACTAATGCGTCGTATTGGCGAGATGATGGAGAGCCGGGGCTACCGCGCCTTTCGTCCCACTACCGAATCGCTCTCTCCGTCACAATAG
- a CDS encoding PfkB family kinase: MIEVTCLGILVADVVGKPIDTYPERGRLNLVERMELHSGGCAANTGVSLAKIGVKTAVIGKVGNDGFGDFLVQVLQKHGIDTRGVKRDEKEATSATMVMVHSDGERSFLHYIGANAALRLEDVDMDIVRQSKVLHVAGALVMPGIDGEPTAELLRRAKEMGIITSFDTVWNASSGWMNTVKPCLPYVDYMIPSIEEAKMLTGKEHPEDIAQVFLDHGVKVVGLKMGERGCYIRTADTKISIPRYQVEAVDALGAGDAFAAGFLTGVVKGWDLEQTGLFANAVGALCVTALGATTGVRSLEETLEFMQKTPLASG; the protein is encoded by the coding sequence ATGATAGAGGTAACCTGTCTGGGCATTCTGGTCGCCGATGTGGTCGGCAAACCGATAGACACCTACCCCGAACGGGGTCGGCTCAATCTGGTGGAACGTATGGAGCTGCACAGCGGCGGTTGCGCAGCGAACACCGGTGTATCGCTGGCGAAAATTGGCGTTAAGACCGCTGTCATCGGCAAGGTGGGCAATGACGGGTTCGGCGACTTTTTGGTGCAGGTGCTGCAAAAGCACGGCATCGACACGCGCGGGGTCAAACGCGACGAGAAGGAAGCCACCAGCGCGACGATGGTCATGGTACATAGCGACGGCGAACGCTCGTTCCTGCACTATATCGGCGCCAACGCCGCCCTGCGTCTGGAAGATGTGGACATGGACATCGTGCGCCAGAGTAAGGTGCTGCACGTCGCAGGCGCGCTGGTGATGCCCGGCATCGACGGCGAACCGACCGCAGAACTACTGCGCCGGGCGAAAGAGATGGGTATCATCACCAGCTTCGATACCGTGTGGAACGCCAGCAGCGGCTGGATGAACACCGTCAAGCCCTGCCTGCCCTACGTGGACTACATGATCCCCAGCATCGAAGAGGCGAAAATGCTCACCGGCAAGGAGCACCCTGAAGACATCGCGCAGGTGTTTTTGGATCATGGCGTGAAAGTAGTGGGGCTGAAGATGGGCGAGCGGGGATGCTACATCCGTACGGCGGATACGAAAATCTCCATCCCGCGCTATCAGGTGGAGGCGGTGGATGCACTGGGCGCGGGCGACGCCTTTGCAGCAGGCTTCCTGACGGGCGTGGTCAAAGGCTGGGACCTCGAACAGACGGGACTCTTCGCCAACGCGGTGGGTGCGCTGTGCGTTACCGCTCTCGGTGCGACAACGGGCGTGCGCTCACTGGAAGAGACCTTAGAGTTCATGCAAAAGACGCCCCTGGCGTCAGGATGA
- the aroA gene encoding 3-phosphoshikimate 1-carboxyvinyltransferase encodes MNTLRKIVPLSSPPDVCVDLPGSKSITNRALLIAALCQQRVTISHALDSEDTQVMRESLRRLGFLVEQPQSETIVIYGEGGRIPAREAELWVANAGTAARFLTALVALGEGTYRIDGTPRMRQRPVQPLLDALNALGAEAVSELGTGCPPVLVRARGLRGGKVSMRGDISSQFLSALMMVSPRAEGSVTIHIEGELVSAPFVQMTLRMMRQFGVDAVWEEEKDRIVVPAPQRYRLAGEAVYPVEPDATAASYFFAAAAITGGRVCVRGLSRDSLQGDIRFVDILEQMGCSVRWLSDAVEVTGTGVLHGVDVNMSDISDTFITLAVVAPFADSPTRIRGVEHARYQESNRVSAVATELRRLGVDVEEHIDGLTIYPGTPQGGTVQTYNDHRIAMAFAIIGLRVPGIAIANPECVQKTFPNFFEKLHELEGDAP; translated from the coding sequence ATGAACACCCTTCGCAAAATCGTCCCGCTATCCTCTCCGCCCGATGTCTGCGTGGATCTACCGGGATCCAAAAGCATCACCAATCGTGCTCTGTTGATTGCTGCGTTATGCCAACAGAGAGTGACCATCTCGCACGCCCTCGATTCGGAGGACACTCAGGTGATGCGCGAAAGCCTGCGCCGGCTGGGTTTCTTGGTGGAACAACCACAAAGTGAAACCATTGTGATTTATGGAGAGGGAGGCAGAATACCCGCCAGGGAGGCGGAACTCTGGGTGGCAAACGCGGGTACGGCGGCGCGTTTCCTGACCGCACTGGTCGCACTGGGCGAGGGAACCTATCGCATAGATGGCACACCGCGTATGCGCCAGCGTCCCGTTCAGCCTCTGCTGGACGCACTGAACGCGTTGGGGGCTGAAGCGGTCTCCGAGCTGGGCACGGGTTGCCCGCCGGTGCTTGTGCGGGCACGCGGATTGCGCGGAGGCAAGGTATCGATGCGTGGCGATATCAGCAGCCAGTTCCTTTCTGCGCTGATGATGGTGTCTCCCCGCGCTGAGGGTTCTGTGACGATACACATAGAAGGCGAGCTGGTGTCCGCGCCCTTTGTGCAGATGACACTGAGGATGATGCGGCAGTTTGGTGTAGATGCAGTGTGGGAAGAGGAGAAAGATCGCATCGTAGTGCCTGCCCCCCAGCGGTATAGACTGGCGGGAGAGGCGGTGTACCCTGTAGAACCCGACGCCACCGCCGCTTCCTACTTTTTCGCCGCTGCGGCGATAACTGGCGGGCGTGTGTGCGTGCGCGGACTGAGCCGCGACTCCCTGCAGGGCGACATTCGCTTCGTGGATATTCTGGAACAGATGGGCTGTTCGGTGCGCTGGCTGTCGGACGCAGTAGAGGTCACAGGTACAGGCGTCCTGCACGGTGTGGATGTGAACATGTCGGACATTTCGGATACCTTCATCACGCTGGCGGTGGTTGCGCCCTTTGCCGATAGTCCCACACGCATTCGCGGGGTAGAGCACGCCCGCTACCAGGAGAGCAACCGAGTGAGCGCAGTCGCCACCGAGCTGCGTAGGCTGGGGGTGGATGTGGAAGAACATATCGACGGGTTAACAATCTACCCGGGCACACCACAAGGGGGCACAGTGCAGACCTACAATGACCACCGTATTGCGATGGCGTTCGCGATCATCGGGTTACGTGTGCCGGGCATAGCCATTGCCAACCCGGAGTGTGTTCAGAAAACCTTCCCGAACTTCTTCGAGAAGCTGCACGAACTGGAGGGAGACGCACCATGA